In the Tenrec ecaudatus isolate mTenEca1 chromosome 16, mTenEca1.hap1, whole genome shotgun sequence genome, one interval contains:
- the LOC142428802 gene encoding eukaryotic translation initiation factor 3 subunit I-like: MKPILLQGHERSITQIKYNCEEDFLFTVAKDPVINVWYSVNGERLGTCTSHTGAVWCVDADWDTKHVLTGSADNSCRLWDCETGKQLALLKTNSAVRTCSFDFGGNIITFSTDKQMGYQCFVSFFDLWDPSQIDSNEPYMKIPCSDSKITSALWGPLGECIIAGQES, translated from the coding sequence ATGAAGCCGATCCTGTTGCAGGGCCACGAGCGCTCCATTACGCAGATCAAGTACAACTGCGAGGAAGACTTCCTCTTCACGGTGGCCAAGGACCCTGTCATCAACGTTTGGTACTCCGTGAATGGCGAGAGGCTGGGCACCTGCACAAGCCACACCGGAGCCGTGTGGTGTGTGGACGCAGACTGGGACACCAAGCATGTCCTTACAGGCTCCGCTGACAATAGCTGTCGCCTCTGGGACTGTGAAACAGGAAAGCAGCTGGCCCTTCTCAAGACCAATTCAGCTGTCCGGACCTGTAGCTTTGACTTTGGGGGCAATATCATCACGTTCTCCACGGACAAGCAGATGGGCTACCAGTGCTTTGTGAGCTTCTTTGACCTTTGGGACCCGAGCCAGATCGACAGCAACGAGCCGTACATGAAGATCCCTTGCAGCGACTCTAAGATCACCAGCGCATTGTGGGGCCCTCTGGGGGAGTGCATCATCGCTGGCCAAGAGAGCTGA